One segment of Panicum virgatum strain AP13 chromosome 1K, P.virgatum_v5, whole genome shotgun sequence DNA contains the following:
- the LOC120649001 gene encoding pentatricopeptide repeat-containing protein At4g14850-like produces the protein MRRAAAAVAAPLATDPQLLAAAVETAIASRSPRLGRAAHARALRLLAPAIPPFICAHLVNLYSKLDLPGPAAAALASDTSPTVVSYTAFISGAAQHGRPALALSAFAAMLRLGLRPNDFTFPSAFKAAASAPPRSTIGPQVHALALRFGYLPDDAFVACAALDMYFKTGRLALARRLFEEMPYRNVVAWNAVMTNAVLDGRSLETVEAYFGLREAGGMPNVVSVCAFFNACAGATYLSLGEQFHGFVVKCGFEMDVSVSNSMVDFYGKCRCVEKAKAVFDGMGVRNSVSWCCMVVAYAQNGGEEEAFSVYLGARRAGEEPTDFMVSSVLTTCAGLLGLDQGRALHAVAVRSCIDANIFVASALVDMYGKCGGIEDAEQVFLDMPQRNLVTWNAMVGGYAHIGDAWNAFAVFNDMIKCGETAPNYITLVNVLAACSRGGLTNEGYELFKTMNDRFGIKPRIEHYACVVDLLGRAGMEEQAYEIIQGMPMRPSISVWGALLGACKMHGKTELGKIAAEKLFELDPQDSGNHVLLSNMLASAGRWAEATDVRKEMKNVGIKKDPGRSWITWKNAVHVFQAKDTKHEMNNEIQALLAKLKSQMQAAGYMPDTQYALYDLEEEEKESEVFQHSEKLALAFGLICIPNGVPIRIMKNLRICVDCHRAFKFISGIVGREIIVRDNNRFHHFKDYECSCKDYW, from the exons atgcgccgcgccgccgccgctgtggcgGCGCCGCTGGCGACGGACCCGCAGCTCCTGGCGGCGGCAGTCGAGACGGCGATCGCTTCCCGGTCTCCGCGACTCGGGCGcgcggcgcacgcgcgcgccctcAGGCTGCTCGCCCCGGCCATCCCGCCCTTCATCTGCGCCCACCTCGTCAACCTCTACTCCAAGCTCGACCTCCCggggcccgccgccgcagcgctggCCTCCGACACGAGCCCCACCGTCGTGTCGTACACGGCGTTCATATCTGGCGCGGCGCAGCACGGGCGCCCGGCCCTGGCGCTCTCGGCCTTCGCCGCCATGCTCCGGCTCGGCCTCCGCCCCAACGACTTCACCTTCCCATCCGCATTCAAGGCCGccgcgtccgcgccgccgcggtccaCCATCGGGCCCCAGGTACACGCCCTCGCGCTCAGGTTCGGGTACCTCCCCGACGACGCCTTCGTGGCGTGCGCGGCGCTGGACATGTACTTCAAGACTGGCCGCCTCGCGCTGGCACGCCGCCTGTTCGAGGAAATGCCCTACAGGAACGTGGTCGCCTGGAACGCGGTGATGACTAACGCAGTGCTTGACGGGAGGTCCCTTGAGACAGTGGAGGCGTATTTTGGGCTCCGAGAGGCTGGTGGGATGCCGAATGTGGTCTCAGTTTGTGCGTTCTTCAACGCGTGTGCTGGGGCGACATATCTATCCCTTGGGGAGCAGTTCCATGGCTTCGTGGTGAAATGCGGGTTTGAGATGGATGTCTCCGTCTCCAATTCCATGGTCGATTTTTATGGGAAGTGTCGATGTGTGGAGAAGGCCAAGGCGGTGTTTGATGGCATGGGAGTTCGGAACAGCGTATCCTGGTGCTGTATGGTTGTTGCATATGCACAGAACGGTGGAGAGGAGGAAGCTTTCTCTGTCTACCTGGGTGCAAGAAGAGCTGGGGAAGAGCCAACGGATTTCATGGTTTCCAGTGTGCTCACCACGTGCGCAGGACTGCTAGGCCTTGACCAAGGGCGCGCTCTGCATGCAGTTGCTGTCCGTTCTTGCATTGATGCAAACATTTTTGTTGCAAGTGCGTTGGTTGACATGTATGGGAAATGTGGGGGTATAGAAGATGCTGAACAGGTCTTTCTGGATATGCCACAGAGAAATCTTGTTACATGGAATGCAATGGTAGGAGGTTATGCCCACATTGGTGACGCTTGGAATGCATTTGCAGTGTTTAATGATATGATAAAGTGTGGAGAAACAGCACCCAATTACATCACACTTGTCAATGTACTCGCAGCATGCAGCAGAGGAGGTTTGACAAATGAAGGATATGAGCTGTTCAAGACAATGAATGATAGGTTTGGGATCAAGCCACGAATAGAGCATTATGCTTGTGTGGTGGACTTGCTTGGTCGTGCAGGAATGGAAGAACAAGCTTATGAGATTATACAGGGGATGCCAATGAGGCCTTCTATTTCTGTCTGGGGAGCACTACTTGGGGCATGCAAGATGCATGGTAAAACAGAACTAGGAAAGATTGCTGCTGAGAAGTTGTTTGAACTTGATCCTCAGGACTCTGGCAATCATGTTTTGCTCTCTAACATGTTAGCATCTGCTGGCAG ATGGGCAGAAGCAACAGATGTGAGGAAGGAGATGAAAAATGTTGGAATCAAGAAAGACCCAGGGCGCAGCTGGATTACCTGGAAAAATGCTGTACATGTTTTCCAGGCTAAGGATACAAAACATGAGATGAATAATGAGATCCAGGCATTACTGGCCAAGCTCAAAAGTCAAATGCAAGCTGCTGGGTACATGCCAGACACACAATATGCTCTCTACGATcttgaggaagaagagaaggaatCAGAGGTGTTTCAACACAGTGAAAAGCTTGCTCTGGCTTTTGGATTGATCTGTATACCAAATGGTGTACCTATAAGGATCATGAAGAATTTGCGAATTTGTGTAGATTGTCACCGAGCTTTTAAATTCATATCTGGTATTGTTGGTAGGGAGATAATTGTGCGAGACAACAATAGGTTTCATCACTTCAAAGATTATGAGTGCTCATGCAAGGATTATTGGTGA